A section of the Entelurus aequoreus isolate RoL-2023_Sb linkage group LG21, RoL_Eaeq_v1.1, whole genome shotgun sequence genome encodes:
- the LOC133638378 gene encoding sodium-dependent phosphate transporter 1-B-like — protein MVSTTATVAAIVLAGAAATQGPLTAYLWLLIVGFIIAFILAFSVGANDVANSFGTAVGSGVVTLKQACILATVFETVGSVLLGAKVSETIRKGIIDVNMYNGSEHVLMAGSISAMFGSAVWQLAASFLKLPISGTHCIVGATIGFSLVAKGQQGVRWLQLLRIVASWFLSPLLSGLMSAVVFYFVRMFILHKKDPVPNGLKALPVFYAITIGINLFSIMFTGAPMLGFDNLPWWGTLLISLGCALLTAIVVWFIVCPHLKKKIQRDMKSSSPSESPLMKETEAHSPILKQTSKEASALATPPVNQSPAAQPAADERRVAFDIGDCDDGDVVKERRVAFDIGESDETDESSTNDVPKQVQSNNHINAPHQAQFNQRPPQVPSNGYSQYHTVHKDSGLYKDLLHKLHLAKVGDCMGEGGERPIRRNNSYTSYTMAIIGMHADFRHKDGDPQEGEKSGQDKKRVRMDSYTSYCNAVAEHGAPEGVGEGDVTLDMGKEDAHSTQSSLDEDGLEADKPEVSVLFQFLQILTACFGSFAHGGNDVSNAIGPLVALWLVYNSGSVDSNEQTPTWLLLYGGVGICMGLWVWGRRVIQTMGRDLTPITPSSGFSIELASALTVVVASNIGLPVSTTHCKVGSVVAVGWLRSKKAVDWRLFRNIFMAWFVTVPISGLISAAIMAIFIYGII, from the exons ATGGTTTCGACAACCGCGACTGTGGCCGCCATTGTGTTAGCCGGCGCCGCGGCAACACAGGGCCCCCTGACGGCTTATTTATGGCTGCTGATCGTGGGCTTCATCATCGCCTTCATCTTGGCCTTCTCCGTGGGCGCCAACGACGTGGCCAACTCATTTGGCACCGCCGTGGGCTCCGGAGTGGTCACGCTGAAGCAGGCTTGCATCCTGGCCACCGTCTTCGAGACCGTGGGCTCCGTGCTCCTCGGGGCCAAAGTCAGCGAGACCATCCGCAAGGGCATCATCGACGTGAACATGTACAATGGTTCGGAGCACGTGTTGATGGCCGGGTCCATCAGCGCCATGTTCG GTTCTGCTGTGTGGCAGCTGGCTGCCTCCTTCCTTAAGCTCCCCATCTCGGGAACACACTGTATCGTTGGTGCTACTATAGGCTTCTCTCTGGTAGCCAAAGGCCAGCAAGGTGTCAGGTGGCTCCAACTTCTCCGCATTG TTGCTTCCTGGTTCCTGAGTCCCCTCTTGTCTGGTCTAATGTCAGCTGTCGTCTTCTACTTTGTGCGCATGTTCATCTTACACAAG AAAGACCCGGTGCCTAATGGGCTGAAAGCCCTGCCTGTGTTCTACGCCATCACCATTGGAATCAACCTGTTCTCCATCATGTTCACTGGAGCCCCGA TGCTGGGATTTGACAATCTTCCTTGGTGGGGGACGCTGCTCATCTCACTGGGCTGTGCACTGCTGACGGCCATCGTGGTTTGGTTCATAGTCTGCCCTCATCTGAAGAAGAAGATCCAAC GAGACATGAAGTCTTCCAGCCCCTCAGAGAGCCCCCTGATGAAGGAGACCGAGGCTCACAGTCCCATCCTGAAGCAGACCAGCAAGGAGGCGTCCGCCCTGGCAACACCGCCTGTCAATCAGAGCCCAGCAGCTCAGCCCGCTGCAGACGAGCGCCGCGTGGCGTTTGACATCGGAGACTGTGACGACGGCGACGTGGTCAAAGAGCGGCGTGTGGCGTTCGACATCGGAGAGTCGGATGAAACGGACGAGAGCAGCACAAACGATG TTCCCAAACAAGTCCAGTCCAACAACCACATAAACGCCCCCCACCAAGCCCAGTTCAACCAGCGGCCCCCACAGGTGCCGAGTAACGGCTACAGCCAGTACCACACGGTCCACAAGGACTCTGGCCTCTACAAGGACCTCCTGCACAAGCTCCACCTGGCCAAGGTGGGCGACTGCATGGGCGAGGGCGGCGAGCGTCCAATCCGGCGCAACAACAGCTACACCTCCTACACCATGGCCATCATCGGCATGCACGCCGACTTCAGGCACAAAGACGGCGACCCCCAGGAAGGTGAGAAGAGCGGCCAGGACAAAAAGCGCGTGCGCATGGACAGCTACACCAGCTACTGCAACGCCGTGGCCGAGCACGGTGCACCCGAAGGCGTTGGGGAGGGCGATGTGACGCTGGACATGGGGAAGGAGGACGCCCACAGCACCCAGAGCTCTCTGGACGAGGACGGCCTCGAAGCGGACAAACCCGAAGTCTCCGTGCTCTTCCAGTTCCTGCAAATTCTCACCGCCTGCTTCGGATCCTTCGCTCACGGAGGAAACGACGTCAG TAACGCCATCGGACCGTTGGTGGCGCTCTGGCTGGTTTACAACAGCGGTAGCGTGGACTCCAATGAACAGACGCCCACTTGGCTGCTGCTCTACGGAGGTGTGGGCATCTGCATGGGTCTGTGGGTGTGGGGGCGCAGAGTGATCCAGACCATGGGCAGGGACCTCACTCCCATCACCCCCTCAAG TGGTTTCAGCATCGAGTTGGCCTCGGCTCTGACTGTGGTGGTCGCGTCTAACATCGGCCTGCCGGTCTCCACCACCCACTGCAAG GTGGGCTCGGTGGTGGCCGTGGGGTGGCTGCGCTCCAAGAAGGCGGTGGACTGGCGTCTGTTCCGCAACATCTTCATGGCGTGGTTCGTGACCGTGCCCATCTCGGGCCTGATCAGCGCCGCCATCATGGCCATCTTCATCTACGGCATCATATGA